The following are encoded together in the Campylobacter devanensis genome:
- a CDS encoding biotin/lipoyl-containing protein yields MAKKFIDVMDTTFRDGFQSVFGARVLMNDFLPAVSAAKEAGINHFEFGGGARFQSLYFYLNEDAFTMMDKFREAAGKDANLQTLSRGVNTVTLDTGSRELIDMHAKLFAKHGATTIRNFDALNDVKNLEYSAQRIKHHGLKHEVVVTMMDLPPNCVGAHDAEFYEKCLREILDSGIEFDSVCFKDASGTSSPEKVYQTIKMARRLLGDNVHLRLHTHETAGVSIACYLAALEAGADGIDLAASPVSGGTSQPDILTMLHAVKGKDYDLGGLEVDKILKYEDVLHDCLKDYFMPPEATQVSPLIPFSPMPGGALTANTQMMRDNNILDKFPAVIKAMREVVEKGGYGTSVTPVSQFYFQQAFNNVMFGPWKKIAEGYGKMVLGYFGKTPVTPSADIVELAAKQLNLEPTTAPAIDIADQDETKSIAYTKAILEKEGIEATEENIFIAAACKEKGIAYLKGEGKVMVRKNSDTIKPATKSGSNQFSVTVNGHNYNVEVADGFDNFTLKSITPAKESSQPKDEPKAVSSTGASNEITATMSAGVFKILVNIGDSVKAGQTVVILEAMKMEIPIEAGCDGEVEEILISQGQTVEDGQLLVKLK; encoded by the coding sequence ATGGCAAAGAAATTTATCGATGTGATGGATACCACTTTTAGAGATGGTTTCCAATCTGTATTTGGTGCAAGAGTATTAATGAATGATTTTTTACCTGCTGTAAGTGCAGCTAAAGAAGCTGGAATTAATCACTTTGAATTTGGCGGTGGGGCAAGATTTCAAAGCCTATACTTCTACTTAAACGAAGATGCATTTACAATGATGGATAAATTCAGAGAAGCTGCTGGTAAAGATGCAAACCTACAAACTCTATCTCGTGGCGTAAATACTGTAACTTTAGATACTGGTAGTAGAGAATTAATAGATATGCACGCAAAGTTATTTGCAAAACATGGAGCTACAACAATCCGCAACTTTGATGCTTTAAATGATGTTAAAAATTTAGAATATAGCGCCCAAAGAATCAAACATCACGGATTAAAACATGAAGTAGTAGTAACTATGATGGATTTACCGCCAAACTGCGTTGGCGCTCACGATGCTGAATTTTATGAAAAATGCTTAAGAGAAATTCTAGATAGTGGAATTGAATTTGATAGCGTTTGTTTTAAAGATGCAAGCGGTACAAGTAGCCCAGAAAAAGTCTATCAAACAATCAAAATGGCAAGACGCTTACTAGGTGATAATGTGCATCTAAGACTACATACTCACGAAACAGCGGGTGTTAGCATAGCTTGTTATTTAGCGGCTCTTGAGGCTGGTGCAGATGGTATAGATCTAGCTGCTAGTCCAGTAAGTGGTGGAACTAGTCAGCCAGATATTCTTACAATGCTTCATGCGGTTAAAGGCAAAGATTATGATCTAGGTGGATTAGAAGTTGATAAAATTTTAAAATATGAAGATGTATTGCACGATTGCTTAAAAGACTATTTTATGCCACCTGAAGCTACTCAAGTAAGCCCATTAATTCCATTTTCACCAATGCCAGGTGGTGCATTAACAGCTAATACACAAATGATGAGAGATAATAATATCTTAGATAAATTCCCAGCCGTTATCAAAGCTATGAGAGAAGTAGTAGAAAAAGGTGGATATGGAACAAGTGTAACTCCAGTTAGTCAATTCTACTTCCAACAAGCATTTAATAATGTAATGTTTGGCCCATGGAAAAAGATAGCTGAAGGCTATGGTAAAATGGTTTTGGGCTACTTTGGCAAAACTCCTGTAACTCCAAGTGCTGATATTGTAGAACTTGCTGCTAAACAGCTAAATTTAGAGCCTACTACTGCACCAGCTATAGATATTGCAGACCAAGATGAGACAAAATCAATCGCCTATACTAAAGCTATATTAGAAAAAGAAGGTATTGAAGCAACAGAAGAAAATATCTTTATTGCAGCGGCTTGTAAAGAAAAAGGTATCGCATATCTAAAAGGCGAAGGCAAAGTAATGGTACGCAAAAATAGCGATACTATAAAACCAGCTACAAAATCTGGTTCAAATCAATTTAGTGTTACAGTAAATGGCCACAATTATAATGTTGAAGTTGCAGATGGATTTGATAATTTTACTTTAAAATCTATTACTCCTGCTAAAGAATCTAGTCAACCAAAAGATGAGCCAAAAGCAGTAAGCTCTACTGGAGCATCAAATGAAATTACAGCTACAATGTCAGCTGGAGTATTTAAAATCCTAGTAAATATTGGCGATAGCGTAAAAGCAGGTCAAACAGTTGTAATTTTAGAAGCAATGAAAATGGAAATTCCAATTGAGGCTGGATGCGATGGAGAGGTTGAGGAAATTCTAATTTCACAAGGCCAAACCGTAGAAGATGGCCAGCTATTAGTCAAGCTAAAATAA